A single genomic interval of Lathyrus oleraceus cultivar Zhongwan6 chromosome 7, CAAS_Psat_ZW6_1.0, whole genome shotgun sequence harbors:
- the LOC127102051 gene encoding putative protein phosphatase 2C 76: protein MLQGRRKSQEDRTLCVLDVRIPFPGTMGIREVVVGIVAVFDGHNGAEASEMASKLLMEYFVLHTYFLLDAMYSVVSKTSTGKLLHRRDHDHGNLLHRWKEILGWQWHELHSERLQNVFSANFDDSFHLEILKEALLRAIHDIDVRFSEEASRNNIHSGSTATVVLVADDKFLVANIGDSKAFLCSENFQSPKEAKASLLELYRQTERDGSVSVWDREKYRLASSHGLNHFAVKELTRDHHPDREDERTRVEAAGGQVLNWGGLPRVNGQLAITRAIGDVLFKRLLEFFSHECDERILN, encoded by the exons ATGCTCCAGGGTCGAAGAAAATCACAAGAGGATCGCACTCTCTGTGTACTCGATGTTCGCATTCCATTCCCCG GTACGATGGGGATCAGGGAGGTTGTAGTTGGAATTGTGGCGGTTTTCGATGGACATAACGGTGCTGAAGCTAGTGAGATGGCGTCAAAACTTTTGATGGAGTATTTTGTTCTGCATACTTATTTTCTTCTTGATGCAATGTATTCTGTTGTATCAAAGACTTCCACAGGAAAATTGCTTCACAGGCGAGACCATGATCACGGAAACTTATTGCATAGGTGGAAAGAGATTTTAGGTTGGCAATGGCATGAACTGCATTCTGAAAG GTTGCAGAATGTATTTTCTGCTAATTTTGATGATTCTTTTCACTTGGAAATTTTGAAGGAAGCATTGTTGAGAGCAATCCATGATATTGATGTAAGGTTTTCTGAG GAAGCCTCTAGAAATAACATTCATTCAGGATCTACAGCAACAGTTGTATTGGTTGCAGATGATAAGTTTTTGGTTGCCAATATTGGGGATTCTAAGGCTTTCTTGTGCTCTGAAAATTTTCAGTCTCCTAAGGAAGCTAAAG CCTCCTTATTAGAGCTATATAGGCAGACAGAGCGTGATGGTTCTGTTTCTGTGTGGGATCGTGAAAAGTATAGATTAGCTTCTTCCCATGGGCTCAATCATTTTGCAGTGAAGGAATTGACTAGGGATCACCATCCAGACAGAGAGGATGAAAGAACTCGGGTGGAAGCTGCTGGTGGTCAAGTTCTAAATTGGGGTGGTTTGCCTCGCGTAAATGGTCAGCTGGCCATTACACGAGCTATTGGTGATGTGTTATTTAAAAG ATTGTTGGAATTCTTTTCTCACGAATGTGATGAGAGAATTCTCAACTGA